The genomic interval ATTAATCATCTTCGTAAAAAAGAGGAGGCACCTCCTGCTCCTGGTCCTAGTAAAGAGGAGATTCTATTAACAGAAATCAGAGACCTTTTAGCTAAAAAATAACTTTAAACAAAAGAAAAGGATTGTCATACTTAGGACAATCCTTTTTTATTATTTTCTATTATCAAATTCTAACTTTATTTCATCTAATATTTTTTCACTTTTTAATATTTTTATTCCTGTTAAAACAAGAGCTAATACAGCTTCTTCCATACCTTTATAAGCTCCATCTTCAATTGTACACTGTGCTAATTCTCTACTATGACTAATTACATCCTTATATAAAGGTAAATATGGATGAATTGTGGCACACACATGACTTACATCTCCTGCATCAGTAGATCCACTATCCTCCGAATCTTTCATTTCAGTTATTCCGATATCTTTTAAACTTTCCTCATAAAGATTCATTAAGGTTTTGTTTGTTATTAAGTCTAAAAAACTTGTTTCATAGTTCTCTATTTCTAATTTAGTTCCTGAAGAAATTGCAGCACCTTTAGCGCAATTTAATACTTTTTCTAAAAGTGTATCCAATTCATTTTTATTTCTTGATCTTACATAAAAATTAGCTACAGCTAAATCTGGGATTATATTAGCCGCTTCTCCACCTTTTGTTATAATTCCATGTACTCTATCAGTTGGTAGTATTTGTTGTCTTAATGCATTTATTGTATTAAATAGCGTAATTACACCATCTAAGGCATTTATTCCTAAGTGAGGAGATCCAGCTGCATGAGAAGTTTTCCCCTTAAATGTAAATTGTAAAGCTTCCATAGCCTGACTCGAACTACTTCTCAAGTGTAAATTTCCACTTGTAGGATGAACTATCATCGCAACATCAATATTATTAAATGCTCCCGATTTTACCATAGCCACCTTTGCTCCATCTGTTTCTTCCGCTGGCGTTCCAATAACTAATACTTCTCCACCATATATATTTACAAACTCTCTTAAAAGTATTCCAGCAGCACTACTAGTTACACCTAAAATATTATGACCACATCCATGACCGATTTCTGGAAGCGCATCATATTCAGCTAAATAAGCTATTCTTGGTCCAGGTTTTTCTCCTACATAATTTGCTAAAAAGGCTGTTTCAATTCCACAATAACCTTTCTCTATAAAAAATCCATACTTACTTAAAATTTCACAATGTTTATCTCTTGCTTTAAACTCTTTTAAACCTAATTCTGGATTTTCAAAAAGATAGCTATTTAACTCTTTTAATTCTTCAAAAATTTCCATATATCTTTCTTTTAATTCTAATATAATTTTTTCCAAATTCATCCCTCCTAGTTTATTTTGAAATTTTTATTTAATATAAAGCTTTTATTTTTTTCTTTTTTATTAATAAACATAGTTTTAGCCAGATAAATTGCACTAAATCCAGCTACTAATTTGGCTACAATGAAAGGTAATATATTATCCGGAGAAACTCCTGCCACAAATCCCAATTGTCCTCCAAAAACATATGAACCTGCTACTGCAAATGCGCTATTTATTATTTTGCTATTATTATCCATTTTATTAAAAATTCCAAACATCGGTATACTGCTCACTAAAGATGCCATAAAACCAGCGGTCCCACTCTCATCTATTCCTAATAAAGATCCCATTTTTTTTAAAGTTTCTTTAAAATATTTCTCTATAAAATATAAAAATGGGTAAGCTCCGCTTAAAGTTAAAGCTACTCTTGTAACTATTTTCATACTTTCATCTATGGGATTTAATCCTTGAATTATTGAATATCCAAACATAGTTTCTATAATAGTTAAAACTAATCCTAAAGTTATTATTATTGTCATTCCTTTACCAAATTTATCAAATATTTTACAAGTTTTTTCTGGAAAAAACCATAATCCTGCACAAATAATTCCTGAAAAAACTACTACTGGAATTAGATTATGAATTATTAAAATCATATCAAGTCCCATAATTATTCCTGCTACAAAGCAACCTAAAGGAATTGTAGCTACACCACTTAATATTCCTTTAGAAAAATTCTCTTTTGACAAATCATCAATAATTCCAAAAGCTACAGGCATTGTAAAAATTACTACTGTTCCTAGCATTGAACCTAATATTATTCCTGAAAAATCAATTAATTCTTTATTTATTGCTAAATCTTTTGCTAAAAAATATCCTCCCATGTCTGTTGCTAAAATTGAGTTTATATATATCGAGGGATCTATCCCAGTTAAAAAGTAAAGTTTTTCAACAAATGGTTTTGAAAATTTTGAAATTAATGGACTTATCGATAAAATTCCTAACATAGCAAGTATCAAAGGACCTGCTACACATATTCCTTCTTGAAATCTTTTTCCATACCCCAATTTATTTCCAAAACATCTATCTAAGGCTCCTAAAACCGCAAAAAAAGTTAGAATAAAAAATATAACTTTCAACTTTAATCCTCCTAATTCTATTTTTATCAATTGATTATATCATGAATATAAAAAAAATCTAGTACTAACGTACTAGATTTCTATTTATTTTTATATTATTTTACAACTTTACTTCTAAATAAATCAAACACTTCTTTCACTGATAAAATCTCGTTAATTTTCCACGCATCTTTTCCTGCAAAGAAAATTCCTTCTAATGAATCTCCTTCATGACCTTTTATTAAACTATCTTTTACACAAAATTTTCTACTACATTTTTTTAAACAACTTGTACACTTTTTAGGAGTTAACTTTTCTTCATTAATAACTCTTTTTACATATGGTGATATTATAGCATTTGCTGGAAGACCTGCAGAACTCATAATTTGAACTACATCTCCCTCTTTTGAATTAACATACATCTCTTTAAACTCTTGACTTACTTCACACTCTTCAGTTGCTATAAATCTACTTCCCATTTGAATTCCATCTGCACCTAAAGCCATCATTCTTTCTGCATCTTCTGGTGTTATAACTCCTCCTGCACCAAAAACAGGTATTGAAACTCCTTTTACAATCTCTTCTACTATATCCCAAGAATCTTTATCTGTTCCCAGGTGTCCACCAGCATTTCCACCTTCTACAACGATGGCATCTGCACCTAACTTTTCAGCTATTTTAGCCAATTTTAAACTTGAAACTATCGGTACAATTTTAACTCCTGTTCCTTTTACAGTTTCAAAAATATCTCTTGAAAATCCTGCTCCACAAATTATCATATCAACTTTCTCTTCTATTGATACTTTTACAGCTTCTGCAAAATTTGATGCAGCTACCATTATATTTACTCCAAGTGCTCCACCTTTTTCTATAATCATCTCTTTTGCTTTTCTTATCTCTGCTCTAAATTCTTCTGCTGGAATAGCTGTTCCTGATATAACACCAACTCCACCTTGATTTGCTACAGCTGAAGCTAATCTAGACATTGATGCTCTTATTCCCATTCCTCCTTGAATAATTGGTACCTCTATATTTAAATCTCCTATTTTCACTTAAATTCACCTCCAAGTATAATAACACTTGTTATAATAACATATGTTATCAAAAAATGGAAACTTTTTTTATTTAAATTTCACCCTTGACTTTAAACAATATATGGAGTATATTCATATTAATGTTAAATAATATAACATGACACTTAGATAAGGAAATGAGGTTTGATTCCTCTACGGCCCCGCCACTGTAATTTGGACGAAAGTATTTTATACCACTGGATTTATTTCTGGGAAGGTTTACGAGTAGAATGAAAAGAGTCAGGATATTTATCTTTAGTGGATTATCTTCGAGGGAGGAACTAAATATGATGAAATTCTTACATTTTTTTCCTTAAGTCTATATAAATATCTTTAATGATACCAATTTTTTTGACTATAAGGAAAACAAACTAAAAAACTTTTATAAAAACAAACAAACTTTTAAACAAACTTTTAAAAGCTCTCTAATCTAGAAATGTTGTCTAGAATAGAGAGCTTTTCTATTTCTTAAATCATTTTTTCAAAAAATACTTTATACGTTCTATATGTTTCATATATATCTAATTTTGACGATACTTCAAATGGTGAGTGCATTGCTAAAAGTGCTGGTCCCACATCTATCGTTTTTATTCCTACTTCAGCTAAAAACATAGCAACAGTTCCTCCTCCACCTTCATCAACTCTACCTAATTCACCAATTTGCCAAGTAATTCCATGAGTATTTAATAGGTTTCTTATACTCCATACATACTCTGCATCTGCATCATTTGTTCCGCTCTTACCTCTAGCTCCTGTAAATTTAGTTACAACAATACCATAATTTAATTTTGCTGCATTTTGAGGTTCATGAACTCCTTTAAATATAGGATCCATTGCTGCATTTACATCTGATGATAATGCATTTGAATTCCAAAGAGTTTTTCTTAAATCTAAATCATTATATGTCCCTTGAATTTTGTTGATTAAATCACTTGTAAAATATTCTAAATAATTAGATTGTAATCCCGTTGATCCATGGGAACCTGTTTCTTCTTTATCTGCTAAAAAACAAACAGCTGTTTTTACTGGAACTTCATTTAAATCTAATATTGCTCTCAATGAAGTATAACCACAAACTCTATCATCTTGACCATAGGCTCCAATCAGAGATCTATCCAACCCTATGTCTTTAGCTTTAAAAGCTGGAACTAATTGAAATTCTGCTGATATAAAATCCTCTTCTATCATATTATATGTTCTGTTTAACTCTTCTAAAATTTGATATTTTATTAATTCTTTAATTTCGCTATTTTTAACTTCAGTTGGTATAGATCCAACTATTATTTGTAATTCTTCACCTTTTATAACTTCAGAAGTTTGTCTATCTCCTTGATATTTCGCTGCTAAATGTGGTAATAAATCTGGTATTGTAAATACAGGATCATCCTCTTTTTCTCCTATTATAATATCTCTTCTTTCTCCATTACCTAAAATAACAACACCATGTAAAGACAAAGGTATTGATGCCCATTGATATTTTTTTATTCCACCATAATAATGCGTTTTCATATACGCTAGTTCTAGCTCCTCATATAGTGGATTTTGCTTTAAATCTATTCTTGGAGAATCAATATGAGAAACTACATAATTTATTCCTTTTTTTATATCTTCTTTTCCCACCACTACTAAAACCAAATTTTTCTCTCTGTTTACATAATAAACTTTATCCCCTACTTCTAATCTTTCCTTTGAATTAGCACATACAAACCCATTTTTTTTAGCTAATTCTAAACCAAATCTTACATATTCTCTTTCTGTTTTTCCTAAATCTAAAGAAGTTTTATATTCTTGACAAAAATCAAATATTTTTTCCCTCTCCAAATCCTTATTTTTCCACCCATTCTCTTTTTTTAATAACATTTTCTCCTCCTTTTATTCATCATAAAAATTTTCAAGATTTTCTATTTGTGAATATATAACTGCAGCTAATTTGTGTGATAAATGCCTAACTCTTTTTTCTGAATCTATTTTTATCAAAGGTTCTTTTATTACTTTTACTCTCATTTTTTTTAATCTATTTATATCTAACTCAACTAGAGTACTTCCTTCTTCACTATATCTTTTAAGTATTTCTTCAGGTATCTCAACCGAATTAACAATTACTTTATCAATCATATCAAATCCTACATGCCTATTTATTGATTCTATATGATCTGCAACACTATAATTTTCTGTTTCTCCCATTTGTCCCATAGCATTGCAAATATAAATTTTTTGCGCTTTTGATCTCTTTAAAGCCTCTTGCATATTCTCCAAAAGTAAATTTGGAATAATACTTGTATAAAGACTTCCTATTGAAAATACTATTAAATCTGCTTCTTCAATAGCTTTGATGTTTTCCTTCGGGCTATTTACTTTTCCATCATAAAAAACTCTTTTTATTTTTTCTCCTAAAACTGGTATATCTGACTCCCCAAATACAAATCCACCACTTGTTTTTTCTGCTATTAATTCTATTTTTTCTAAAGTTGCAGGAAGTATCTTTCCATTAATATTAAAAAGTTTTCTAAGTCTTCGAAGTGCAACTTGTACATCTCCGGTAATCTCAGTCATTGCTGTTATCAATAAATTTCCTAATGGATGAGCTCCTATTGAAGAGTCCTCTCTAAATCTATACTGAAAAACTTCCTCTATCAAAGGCTCTACGTTACTTAATGCTATCATTACATTTCTTAAATCACCTGGTGCCGGTATATTAAATTCTTTCTTTAAAATACCACTACTTCCACCACTATCTGCAACAGAAACAATAGCTGTTACATCTATTGGAAAGTGTTTTAACCCTCTTAATACTACAGAAAGCCCACTTCCACCTCCTATTACGACTACTTTTGGATTTCTCATTACTATTCCCCTTTTTATTTTTAATTATATCTATATTTTATAACATTCTTTTGCAAAAAAAAACTATATTTGTTAAAATAGTTATATATTTTAAATAATGGAGGGGTTTTATGAAAAATAATCATGGAGCAAATCTTCATCAACTATCAGAAACATTGGGTATTAATGAAAATCAAATTATTGATTTTAGTTCAAATATAAATCCTTTTGGACTTAGTCCTAAAGGATTAAAAAAACTAAAAGATAACTTACAACTTGCAAGTATTTATCCTGATCCTGATTATATAGAATTAAAGGCTAGTATTTCAAGCTACTGTAATTGTAATTCAGAAAATATTGTTTTAGGTAGTGGAGCTACAGAGCTTATATCTTCTACAATTAAAATTA from Cetobacterium somerae carries:
- a CDS encoding gluconeogenesis factor YvcK family protein; amino-acid sequence: MRNPKVVVIGGGSGLSVVLRGLKHFPIDVTAIVSVADSGGSSGILKKEFNIPAPGDLRNVMIALSNVEPLIEEVFQYRFREDSSIGAHPLGNLLITAMTEITGDVQVALRRLRKLFNINGKILPATLEKIELIAEKTSGGFVFGESDIPVLGEKIKRVFYDGKVNSPKENIKAIEEADLIVFSIGSLYTSIIPNLLLENMQEALKRSKAQKIYICNAMGQMGETENYSVADHIESINRHVGFDMIDKVIVNSVEIPEEILKRYSEEGSTLVELDINRLKKMRVKVIKEPLIKIDSEKRVRHLSHKLAAVIYSQIENLENFYDE
- the eutH gene encoding ethanolamine utilization protein EutH; translation: MKVIFFILTFFAVLGALDRCFGNKLGYGKRFQEGICVAGPLILAMLGILSISPLISKFSKPFVEKLYFLTGIDPSIYINSILATDMGGYFLAKDLAINKELIDFSGIILGSMLGTVVIFTMPVAFGIIDDLSKENFSKGILSGVATIPLGCFVAGIIMGLDMILIIHNLIPVVVFSGIICAGLWFFPEKTCKIFDKFGKGMTIIITLGLVLTIIETMFGYSIIQGLNPIDESMKIVTRVALTLSGAYPFLYFIEKYFKETLKKMGSLLGIDESGTAGFMASLVSSIPMFGIFNKMDNNSKIINSAFAVAGSYVFGGQLGFVAGVSPDNILPFIVAKLVAGFSAIYLAKTMFINKKEKNKSFILNKNFKIN
- a CDS encoding M20 family metallopeptidase, with translation MNLEKIILELKERYMEIFEELKELNSYLFENPELGLKEFKARDKHCEILSKYGFFIEKGYCGIETAFLANYVGEKPGPRIAYLAEYDALPEIGHGCGHNILGVTSSAAGILLREFVNIYGGEVLVIGTPAEETDGAKVAMVKSGAFNNIDVAMIVHPTSGNLHLRSSSSQAMEALQFTFKGKTSHAAGSPHLGINALDGVITLFNTINALRQQILPTDRVHGIITKGGEAANIIPDLAVANFYVRSRNKNELDTLLEKVLNCAKGAAISSGTKLEIENYETSFLDLITNKTLMNLYEESLKDIGITEMKDSEDSGSTDAGDVSHVCATIHPYLPLYKDVISHSRELAQCTIEDGAYKGMEEAVLALVLTGIKILKSEKILDEIKLEFDNRK
- a CDS encoding NAD(P)H-dependent flavin oxidoreductase encodes the protein MGIRASMSRLASAVANQGGVGVISGTAIPAEEFRAEIRKAKEMIIEKGGALGVNIMVAASNFAEAVKVSIEEKVDMIICGAGFSRDIFETVKGTGVKIVPIVSSLKLAKIAEKLGADAIVVEGGNAGGHLGTDKDSWDIVEEIVKGVSIPVFGAGGVITPEDAERMMALGADGIQMGSRFIATEECEVSQEFKEMYVNSKEGDVVQIMSSAGLPANAIISPYVKRVINEEKLTPKKCTSCLKKCSRKFCVKDSLIKGHEGDSLEGIFFAGKDAWKINEILSVKEVFDLFRSKVVK
- a CDS encoding aminopeptidase; this encodes MLLKKENGWKNKDLEREKIFDFCQEYKTSLDLGKTEREYVRFGLELAKKNGFVCANSKERLEVGDKVYYVNREKNLVLVVVGKEDIKKGINYVVSHIDSPRIDLKQNPLYEELELAYMKTHYYGGIKKYQWASIPLSLHGVVILGNGERRDIIIGEKEDDPVFTIPDLLPHLAAKYQGDRQTSEVIKGEELQIIVGSIPTEVKNSEIKELIKYQILEELNRTYNMIEEDFISAEFQLVPAFKAKDIGLDRSLIGAYGQDDRVCGYTSLRAILDLNEVPVKTAVCFLADKEETGSHGSTGLQSNYLEYFTSDLINKIQGTYNDLDLRKTLWNSNALSSDVNAAMDPIFKGVHEPQNAAKLNYGIVVTKFTGARGKSGTNDADAEYVWSIRNLLNTHGITWQIGELGRVDEGGGGTVAMFLAEVGIKTIDVGPALLAMHSPFEVSSKLDIYETYRTYKVFFEKMI